ACCTGTAGCTAAAACGgcctgcattttaaaaagcatgaaAACAGGTCACTCTGTGGCTAGGTGAGATATCATTTTGTGCATAGGGAATCTATAAGGCATTCTCCTTTGGCCAATGCAATCGGGAAGTgatcctggctggagtaattggTGAATTAAATAGTCACGCAGCTACATTTAGCTAAGCAATGAGCCATAGCAGGCAGTGCCTTTCTGGGCACAGCTCGGTGTAATTCTGTGCGCTCCCATCTCCTTTTTCTTATGAAAGGCAGATGCTCCAACTTTGTTTTAGGCAAGAAGAGAGCAATAGAATCTATCTGAGTTAAGCCAGCCTTGCTTAGATGGTCTTCGGCCGTTAGCTTTTTGGCAGGGCGGGGCTATGCAGGAGCCGTCATCCTTGAGCTGctaaagacagacagacattgaGAAGGACTCTTGAGTGCCCCTCCTAAAACACAGGACTTGTTCACCACTCACTTACCTTGGGGATTAGCTCCAGTTAACACTGGTATAGACACACCATTCCAACCCCCCAGTGTAAACAAGCAAAGCTGCTCTCAGCCgggatttgcactggtgcagtgcATCCCTGTTACAGGCAGGGTTAGGTTGCAGCAGTGAAAATGTGGGGTTCTAGCGGATTTGCCGAAGAGATGTTGGCCATCAATATAGACAAGGGCTGAGAACCAGCTTAGGAACTTTTATTCTGAGTAATTCTCTGCCCCTTACCAGGGGGGAGCTCTCTTTCAGAGCGTCACAGCCTAGACAGCTGCCAGCAGAGACAGGCGGATGGGAAAGTGATTTGGAAGGCGTGGGACAAACgctgggtttttttgctttcccAAGAGGGAGGCAGCGGCGAGAACTTCCGCTTACACCATTGCTCCATCCCACCGTCAGATACGAGGCCTCTGCCTGCATATTCAGCACCCAGCCTAGgtctttccaccctctcctttccACACTCAGAGGGGTTTGATCCCTCCACACAGGAAGCAGCGGGGGGAAACAAGGATTGATTGATTTTCCCAGCTGCCACTCTCGCTTTGGATGGATTTAAAACAAGACTCACTGCAGCTGGCGCTAACTGGCCCGCTATTGGCAGGCCCTGCAGAGAACCCAAGCACTGAATGGGCCTGAGACCCTGATCTCCCCTCTCAGTCctagggggaaggggaaggattctgccgcctcctcctgcccctgtgctCTGTTCCAGCGGTGGACAGGGGCTGCAAAGCGCCTGCAAGCAGCCTGGGGAGACTTCCCCAAGTGCAAGCATTACATAGGGTCGCCTTGGGCAGCCTTGCATTGTCCCCAGTGCAAGCCCCAGTGACGAaatgggctgggggcagaggagtgactggaagagggggcagggccatAGCATGGAACATTATGGACATTCTGGGCGTCATGAAGGCCCATCGGCAGACCAGGCTGCTCCAACTTACACCACTCTGGTACCTGGAGCAGCCCAGTTTCTGCAGGGTGCAAAGCTGGTGTCAAGCCCCCACCCCGGCCCGGGACACAACCCAGAGTCCTCTCAAAGTCTCTCCGAGTCAGTTTTGAGGCCcattggcagggcagtgtgggcAGCCTGCACTGCTGCAGTCTCTGCTCTACCGGTCGGTGGATCAACAGAGGGCATCAGTCTCCTGGGTTTCCCTCAGTCTGTCTGTCTAAGGACTGGGACACTACTCAGCCGGGGAAGGCCAGGCAGGTTGCAGGCCTGAATGCAACAGCAGGAGATAAAAAGTTAAGAGCGGCAACAAAGATCTCAGCCCTCTGGGAATGCAGGGACTGGGTGAGCTGCCTCCGCTCACACACCAGCAGCCATGCTCGGCAAACACCAAGGCCCTgtgtacaaaaagaaaatgatCTGGGCAATGCCCCAGCCCCTTTGACCAGGGTCCTTTCAAACAGGGAAGAGATGGTTTGGCTGCTAATGCAGGCAGGTCCAGGGCAGAGAATGCCCTGCCATTGTCCTCAGCAGCTGAATTCCAGTCCCGCTCTGGGCCCAGCTTCTCCTGTTGATAGCGCAGGGGACTTGCACAGGCAGGATATTGGAGTCCCTGCATTTTTGGCTATCAGTTCATTCTGGGAGTCAGTTTGTGCTGGTGCCTGGAGAGCAGAAAGTGCCTCGGGAGCCCACTGAGgggactaagggcttgtctatacggGGGGAAAAGCCTGCAGTAGCTGGTGTGCACTAGCTTCTCCACATtgactccctgtgtggacactcctaCTGTGCACTACAAGCGTCTTTGTGCGTATTAGCTTAATGCTCTTTGGAAGTGTAGTGAGCTAACCCATCTGAGGGAGCGCCAGTGTGCAGCGAGAGCGCCCAGACTGGGAGTACAGAGCAGTTAGTGCGCTTCAAATTCACCCTAGGTCACTGAGCACTAACATCACTGCACAGACAAGCCCTGGGAGTGAGCAACGGTACTGGGAAATAAGTGGGAGCCTTCATGAACTCATCTGAGATACACGCACAAAGTCCACTGAGCCCCCTTAGAAGACAGATGCAGAGACTGTAGATCCTCCAGTATGTTTTACAGGCGAAAGGTTGGACATTGGTTTGCCTACATTGCATCGTGCAGGGAGTCAGGATTGATTAGCttgacttttaaaataaagtgctCTACCGCAGTCTCGAAGGTAAACATCTTCAGGGTAGGTTTGAGGCCTAATGacctgtagagagagagagaacttagAGAATTCTGGGACTTCTTGAAACTTCTAAAACACCTGGAAAAGTTGTATAGGGTTCACAAGAGGTTAGAGCTTCATCCTGGAGTGTTCTCGTTCTTCCTCTTTCATCCGGTCTCACTCTGACTTATTCTTTCTCTTTTGTTCCCCAGTTTCTCTTCTCTGAATGGAACGACATATGATGCTGTATGACGTTGTATATGCTATACCTAGAGCTGGTCTAatctttttcaatgaaaaacaacTGTTTGCCCCAAATAAACATTTTTGCTGAAGATTTTCGTTCTGATTGCAATTTTCTGGGAAATTTTCTGCAATTTTCAAGGGAAACAATGGAAACCAAAAACGCAACCATGTTTTTCCCATAAAATTTTCAATGTTCAAaaaccatttccccccccccccattgaagACAGTTTTCGATTTCAGGTTTGCACCCAAaagccaactttttttttttttgcaggaatatttaaaaaaatgtaattggcCATTGCAtaattataaagtgctttgagatccttagatgaaaAACACTGCAGACATGAGTTCATGGTTATTAGCTGGACTCCTAGTTTGTGAAGGCCTTTTCCACCTTCCATCCAAGCTCTCTCCAGACCAGACCAGGGAATCAGTGACCCAGATGCCCTCCTGCCGTGAATTTTGCAGGTGATAAAGCTTCACTCGGTAATGCTAATGTCTAACCCTTGTTCTTTTTCTCTCCCGTTTATCCAGGCTTCATTGAAAGATGCGGGCCTGGATCTTCTTCCTTCTCTGCCTAGCTGGCACGGCACTGGCAACACCTGTAAGTATTTTGCCTGACCCTCATCCTGCCACCTTCCCTTCCCAGAATAGGCAGTCCCTGTGCCAGCctgccaccagtagaaggttgtTAACTtacacccagtggtgagctggagccggttcgcgcgaaccggttgttacATCTTGGAGCAGTTTTAGAACAgattgttaacccgcttccctgcagggggcgctgaggctttcaTGGGCTCCagccgggaagtgatgtaattcctcctctggcCACCGGGGGCGCTGCACTGCGGGAGCCACATGGGCTGccccctggccctgggcacgagccctggtgctgctgctgctcccccgacccctggccctggggctcccgctgctgccgggtgggtccccggctgctctgctgggcctgggctgcgtcctgctgctcgggctgctccgagccgctctccccgtgagcacccaccaccctgtccacagccaccccctgcaccccctgtctccagccaccccctgcaccccctgcccgcagccagcccctgccgcaccccccgccctgcccgcagccaccccctgccgcaccccctgccctgcccgcagccagcccctgtctccagccactccctgcagcccctgcctccagccacccccgccaccctctgcctgcagccagcctctgccacaccccctgccctgcctgcagcacccctgcctccagccacccccgtatcccctgccctgcctgcagccagcccctgctgcaccccctgccctgcccgcagccagcccctgcctccagccacccccgcaccctccgccctgcccgcagccagcccctgcctccagccacccccgcaccctccgccctgcccgcagccagcccctgcctccagccacccccgtaccctctgcctgcagccagcccctaccgcACTTCCTGCAGCCTCTTAAATCTCCGTCCGGGAGGAATTTAAAAATTGCTCCCGGGAAAATATGGACGTATGGTCACCcggttggtacaaaaaatacatactggggcacgtcccttacatcagaactttttatagggaaccggttgttaagattttggcagcgcATCACTGCTTACACCTCCCCAGTAAATGCCTAGGAAAATCCTGTATTGGGTGGGGTTTTTTCCGCGTTGTGGCACTGACTTGACCCTAACTGTAACAGCCTCATTGTGACTCCCCTTTTCGCAGCTGCTGAAGCTAATGTGAACCTCATGGCCCATTTTCCCATAGGTTTGGGACCCTAACTCATCTTCAACCATCACCCACTTCCTTGTGGTACTATGGTCACTGCCTGATCTTTATCTGCTGGTTCCTATGAAATGCTTCTCTGTCTCCCAGTAAACCCTTGCAGAGGGGAGGAAGCCATGGAGCCATTGTGCGGGAGATTTAGAATAAAGCATGAACAAGTGCCCATGGGGGAACAGAACAGAATCCCATGGGAATGGTGCTCTTACTGATTATGTGCCTTCTAAGCCCCTGCACAAAATCATGCCCCAGGGCAAGGAGATTTCACAGGGGGTGCAGCCCAAATCAGGGCCTAGGCCAAAAAGGTAGGACTGCATGGCCATTAACCCTTTTGATTCTAAATGAAATAACCGGGCAtagctgggaagggagagaaaatgcTCCTCCTGGATAGCCAGAAATGGCTATGGGCCATCTGACATCTGGTGAAGGGGTTAAGGGACCAGGAGACCAACACGCGTTCCATCAGGAGCTGCTCCGAACAGTACCACTTGGGATCCCAGTAGCCACATGGTAGGGAGGGTAATTTAGCAATCAGACGCCTGGCACCTGAAATTCCAATACAGCCGGACTGTGAGTCAAAGGAGCTGGAACGTCCTCAGCCAGGCTTAACTCCTAAGACATTAGTTCAGATTCAGTAACCCAGTCCACTGGGGCGTCTAGCCCAAGCGGTGCTCCAAGAGTGGCCCTTGGAGAAACCTGATGCCCCTTGTGAAGTCAGAGGTAGGGAAGATCTTAAGAGGGTCTCCACTAGTAAAGCAAAGATCCAAGAGAAGCTGCCCACGGAGGTGCCCCTCTCTCCTCTGCACATTGGGAGTCATGAATGTTATTAGCCCATTGGCCTGCAAGCACAGGCTCTCTGCGAGCTGCCGCCCTGCCACTGGGTCAGGGGGAATGCAGGCAgtgaggcattgccagcagggagctgctgccagagggctGAGTGAGAGGAAGTGAAGAGCAAGCTGAGATtgcaagctctgtggggcagggaccctctTTCTGATCATTTGttcagcgcctagcacaatgggatcctgctcCGTGACCGGGGCTCTTATTGCAATGCAAGGAATGAATACATAATAACAGTAATTAATAattgtgtgggaggggactcggCCTCACTGACACCCCCAAATGCCTCTTCCCAGGCGGGGGCCCTTGGGATGAGTACCCTTGTTCTGCGTTgaagagtggagctggagctgctcgGAGGGCAGCAGATGGGGAAGGCTTTTCTTCGAGCCAAACTCTTATCTGGCACAGCCCTGACATAGACCCCCGCTCATCCTCTGCCCACCGGGCATCTCATGCCCCTACCAGACTCCACACAACATTTCTATTATGCTGATCAAGAGCTCAAGAATTCCCGCAGCTCAGCAAGGGGTGAGATGCGGCTGCGTCCCATGTCAACAACGTGGGAATGGCTGCCTCTCTCCATCAGGAGAGGTCCCACTTGGCTCCGGTGACGCTGTGCATTGACGAAGCGAACAAGGGCCAGGCACAGCTCTGAGTACCAAACGGTGGCCCTCTCTGCATACAGGCAGAGCGTGTAGGAGTGCAAAGGTGCGGGAAATAGAGACAAAAGGCATCACTGTTTCATGGCTTCCCCAGCCGGCAGGGTTCCCCTTCCTGAGGATGCTGACCTGTCCATACGAGGATCTGGGCTCGGCTGTGAAAAGGGGGCCATGGGGCAGGAGATGTGAGATGTGGGGGAGGTCACGTTTCTGACAGCactttcccccttcttccccctttcCAGCAGGAAGCCCTGCCAGATGAGATTGAAGTAGTGGAGGATCCTACAACCGTGGTATGAAATGACACAGCATTGCCTCTCTCTTGTACACTttgggggcggtgcttggggtgggggcagcgtgcagccctctggctgcccctacgtgtaggagctggagaggggccaTGTCGCTGCTTCCCGGAGCCACGTAGCGCTCCCCCACATGCTGGAAAGGCCCACACCCatctccccagtgggagctcaagggccagattaaaatgactggtgggccggatccagcccatgggccgtagtttgcccaccctggtttaaagatttcaagttacagagaatccacaatTTACaatagtttaaacctgcaagaacccctgccccatgctgcagagaaagcgAAAAACCACCAGGAtctttgccaatctgacccaggggacaatttcttccagaccccaaatctggcaatcagatagaccctgagcatgtgggcaagacccaccagccagacatttgggaaagaattctctgttgtgactcagagccctccccatcgaGTGTCCCATCACCGGCCGTAAATTATCTGTCCAAGCTTTGGCTTCTGTGTggaacccctcccaccctctTTCAGTGGGACCTGCTAAATGGCACATGGTCAGATTTCCCAGCAAGCTCAGCACCCAGCACTGCAAATCTGGCCACTCCCTGGGGGCCGAGTTCTCGTGCTAATTCTGGCTATAGTGACCATGCACCGTATCCCACTGGCCAATCTGTGGCTGAGCCAGTCTCCTGCCTTCCAGGAGCCTGTCGGAGTCAATCCCGTCCAGGTGGAGGTTGGGGAGTTCGAGGAGCCCACCGAGGACGTGGAGGAGATTGTCGCTGAGAGTAAGTGACTCCCCAcctgcccactccctgccctgctctgcagcatcccagcccagggaccagaGACATCTGTCCCTTCCTCCTGATGGGGGATTGGGCTCAGATCCAACTTTGCTTTCCCGCCCCCTTTCAGATCCCTGCCAGAACCATCACTGCAAGCATGGCAAAATCTGCGAGGTGGACGACAACAACACCCCCATGTGCGTGTGCCAAGACCCCTCCACCTGCCCACCCAGCGTTGGCCTGTTCGAGAAGGTGAGCCGAGAAATGAAGCGCTATTAAGGAGGACAAGGATGGGAGAAGCCGAGCTGCTGCCTGTACGTCACATGACGACTAGTCCGCGGCCCTGAATGGCTTAGGAGACTGATCATAGGAGATGGAGTCTTCCCCCGGGGTCACAGGTTTGATTCTGGCCCCGGTCACTAATTCCTCAATCTGGTGGCCCATCAAAAATAAGTTCGTTGCCTCGCTCTCGTTCCTGTAGGGAAGGCGTCAGGGCCAAGAGTTCGCCAGGCTGACTCGCCGTGAGTCTCTCTAATGTTCTGTCCCCTTCCCCGCAGGTATGTGGCACTGACAACAAGACCTATGACTCCTCCTGCCACTTCTTTGCCACCAAGTGCACCCTGGAGGGCACCAAGAAGGGACACAAGCTCCACCTGGACTACATCGGGCCCTGCAAATGTGAGTTTGCACCTTCACAGGGGTAAGGAGGCCAACCGGCCCCCGCATAGCTCCTAACAGGGGTCTATGGCACATCTACTTGCTGCTCAACAACCAGTTATCTCCAATGTCTGGCTTGCAACCCTGCAGCTCGTCCATGGTGCTGGAGTATAGACTCCCGGTGCCGGGCACACACAAGCCAAGGATCAGCTGCTGCCTTCTAACCAAATCCTGAAAGGGCAAAGGGGCTGCAGGAAAGacccttcctcttccctccacTAGAACCCATGAGCTGGGAGAGGAGGTAACCATTTAAGGGGAATGGTCCCACAGTCAAGGCTGACCAGGGCCGATCATCTGTTTGTGCCAGGGGTTCCTGATCCTGCCTTTTAATAAGATAGCACATCCCCTGTCCCCTAAGGTCCTTGATGGGGCTTGCCTCACCGAATGGGCTGCGGTCAGGAAATTCTCCCCAGTTCTCAGTGTAAAAGCAGACAGGGACTGCCAGGAGAACGTACGTTCCTGCAGCATTTCCTGGTCCTAAATGGGTACCCGCGTCCAGCTCCACCACCGTGACAACCTAGCCATCAGCACCTTCTGGGCACTCCTGCATGGGAGATCGGAAGGGCGTGCTGGGACTCTCTTTGTCCCTCAGCCCCCCCGGGCACCCGCCCTGGACCCAGGTAGAATGCCGCCAGCCTGTGGCACTCCCTGGGCCCAAGGCGCAGCACCAGCCAGGCTGGGGATGTGACCAGGGCTCTGCTACTCATTTATGAAGCAGCAGTAAGTGTCATTGGACTGGGCCCCCTGAGCTGGCTGCCTGCCTCTGCCCAGCACCGGCACGAGAGCTTGAGGTACCTTTGTGTGGCCACTACAGCCTGGCGCCAGCATTCCTCCCAGGGAAAcagccagaatttggccttaaggGTCGTGCTTTTTCCTACCGCTCATCTATCCTTGGGAAGGCCACTGGGATCAAGCACAGGCAGCACCGTTTCTCCCCAGCCTCTGATCTCATAAGCACACGCAACAGGCGCTGACAACGGTGCAACGTGCCCTGCGGGCTGGAGCTCTCCATTTGGTCCCACCGTCCAAGCCTGGCCCGTGACCGGCCCACGTGCCCAGACCTCACAACCGGTGCAGCCAGCCCTAGGGTCTCTGCCAGCTTATGTAATGCAAAGGGAAGGCGGCCTGCGGACTCATTGGAGCTGCCAGGGCAGAGGGAATTGCAATCACTAGACGAGCCCCACCGCTAAGCGTTTTGctggctcagcacttctgaaaggcgGGAGGCCTGAAAGGAGCAGATTGTTTCATCCTGGAATGCCCATTTCAAATGCAAAGCCGGGTTCTGTTCAGAcctgcccacctcccccccccgagcTCTCCTTGCATAATAGCCTTATTGTGATCACGGTGTCTCTGCTAGACAGCACCTAGCAGGGGATAGGCGGCCGCTCAGGAGTATGATTCAGCAGAGAACTCCAGGTGACAATGAGGCCTCTATATTTTATCCAGCACTTCTCTCTTAAGCCACATGCTGCTGGATTTCTTGCAGCTGGTGTTATTCAGGGGGCAAGGGTGGGAAGGCTTGTAGACAGCAGCTTATCACACAATGCTTCATGCAGAGACCCTTCATGTACAGGGCTATATGGGAAAGCACCTTGATTTGCATTTGCTGGGGTTTCTAGGAGCAGCACCAGCCACCTGCTGATAGTGGGAGTTTCAAAGTGATGATCTGGTGCCCAAAGAACCAGCTGCCCACACGGGCTGCATGTAGGGACCTGCCGTTTTACACAGGAGCCAGGTGCTAAACTCACGGGCATTTAAGGACAATGTAAAGTAAACCACGTAGGGCCGTTGACACCTGGTGGAGGGATGTTGAATCTCTTTAGCAACAAACCCAGATGTCAGATGATCAGTTCTCTACATTTATCTGCATGTTCTTTCGCCACAAGGGACCACTGCAGGAAAATGGAATCTGTATACCATCAGATtttcatctgctcctgctgcttattcCCTACTCGATCATCCTTAATCCTCTGTGGGCGACGGAATAATTTCCACAGCAATCAATTGGCAGGGAACAGACCGAGGGTTTGGACTCTGGGTGAGAAAtaggtggcaggagctggcaggCCCCTCAAGCAGGAGAAGACATTCAGGAAGACATCCCTGGTAGCAGGGGGCTGATCAAGAAGAACCGTTGAATTGTTTCTAAATATAAAGAGTTTTCCGACGCCtctcccattcccccccaccccccccggcccagATGGCTGCAGCTTGCCAATAAATCGGTGGTTTGCTCTTTCCAAAACAAGCTTGATCAGCACAGCGGCTGGTGTGTTTTGCTTCCCGCAGCATCCCCGTCCCGTGCGGGCAACAGATTCCTTCACAGCGTCTCATAGTAGCTGCAGCAGAAAGCTCAAGTGATTAAACCATAGCCCCAGGCGCCGTTTCTGGTGGCAGGATGGGAAGCaagagggggtgggatggggtttCGCCGGGCGACAGCAAACAGAATGCAGGCTCACGCTAGCTTGACTGTGGCAGACAACAGCACAGAGCCACCAGGTTTATGGATTCCTAagttaaggccagaggggactgctatgatcatcgagtctgacctccagcaATAGGATTTCCGCCTGGTGGTTTTTGCACTGAGCCCACAGATTCATGGTGGAATTAGAGGAGACTTCCCCTTCCGCCACCATGGCTGGATCGTTCATGGGTCCCCATCAGTGGGGCTGCATGGAAGGGTTGATCCCAGCAGCCCCGAGGGAGGTAGGGGTGTCCCCAAGAGAGCATGTGCTGCTCCGGGGGAAGAAATGCAACCACGAACACAGCAGAAAAATGCCTGGATACATAAACTGCAGCAGGCCGCAGCAAACAGCAGAGCCGAGGTGAAGCCCCACCCAGCGGCTCAAGGGCCGAGGAGGCGACATTGTCTTGAATGGGCGTCCTGTTCCGGTCCCACTAGGGAAGCTGGGCAGGGccccacaggggagaggcccGGGCCGGGCACCGCGCTGATGGCTCTGTGCTTGGGTTCCAGACATTCCTCCCTGCCTGGACACGGAGCTGACCGAGTTTCCTCTGCGCATGCGCGACTGGCTCAAGAACGTGCTGGTCACCCTGTACGAGCGCGACGAGGACAACAACCTGCTGACGGAGAAGCAGAAGCTCAAGGTGAGTGGACGCAGTGTCCGGGCGTGTGGGGAGCCCTCCCCGGTGCCCGCCGTGACCCAATCCCGTGTGCCCTGGTGCCTGCAGGGAGCTCTGCTAATGCCGAGGTGGATTCCAGCCAGCACACGGTGGTGCGCCCCTGAATCCCAGCCTAATTGCAGGCTGGCGTGTGCACACAAAGCTCACCCTAGCGAGCAACTCAGAACGCCCCCGTTCACACACCCGCCAGTAATGCTCTTGCTCGTTAGCACTCCATCGTCCTAGagcaaccccctgcccagccagcctcTTTGTCCCCCTTTGACAGTGACCCCCACGGCTCTGTCCAGGAGGCGGGCTCCCAGCCGCAGTCACCAGGCAGCTTCACGAGGTCTCTGCTTTAACAGGTGAAAAAGATCCACGAGAACGAGAAGCGCCTGGAAGCCGGCGAGCACACTGTGGAGCTGCTGGCCCGCGACTTCGAGAAGAACTATAACATGTACATCTTCCCCGTGCACTGGCAATTCGGGCAGCTGGACCAGCATCCCATTGATGGGTACGGAGCTCCCCTCCCAGCCGGGGCTACGGGCTGATTCCCTGGCCTTTCTCTGCCGGCTTGCTGGGCTCACACTCAGATCAGGTCACAAGTGCAATGGGTGTCTCGGTCTTATCCCAGCCCCTGAGAGTCTGTGCACATTGCTGAACCACTGCACATGGTTGCAGGAGTTCTGTGCTCCAGAGAAGCCCAGCAGCGGGCAGGACGTCGGTAGGTTCAGGTTGCGGTGCACTGGCAAAGCAGCCGGGTGGGGATCAGCACTGGCATGGCGGGAGGCCATGCAGGGGAGGATTGCAGGGAACTCAGCAAGCCGGGCCTGGGGCTCGGGACTGGCAGGGCTGAGGTATTCAAGGCTCAATTAGCAGAGCTTTGCCGGGGAGAGGCCTGCCCTTTGCCTGGCTCAGATCCAGATGGCGACGGATCACAGCACGGGCAGGCTAGCAGGAAGGAACGGGCTGTGCAAGGAAAAGGATGCCGAGCCCCGCCGTGAAGATGAGGATGATAAGACACTATAAATACATGCAGCGGAGGGGGAGATTTGTGAGCCAGCATTAACCCTCTGCGCTCTGTGCTCCATGCCTGCCTTTACTGGGCTGTGACGGGATAAACACCCATGTGTCTGAGTTGCTGTCGGGACAGCGCTGGACGGCTcaggtggccagagagtggtcgAGGGAATGAGGTCACTGACCGCCGGGTGGACGGTTTCCAAGGGAAGGCATTGCTCTTAGCCAGACCCCATGTCAGCCGCTTGACCCGCTGCCCAGACTCCATTAACTCCATTGGGCCCTGGAGCTGGTCCAGAGAGCGTTCTCGGGTGGGAGGACGTGGAGTTGAGCCACACACGTACCAGAAGCCACAcacggggggtggggaaggagggtgcagTGATGCTCCCCGCCCCATCAGCAGAGCAAGGCTGTGGTGCATTGTTGGGGGGACTCTGGCCTGGGGCTCAGACCATCTCGGCTCTCCTGGCAGATACCTGTCTCACACCGAGCTGGCCCCACTCCGAGCGCCTCTCATCCCCATGGAGCACTGCACCACCCGCTTCTTTGAAGAGTGTGACCTGGACAACGACAAGTACATCGCCCTGGAGGAATGGGGCAGCTGCTTTGGCATCAAGGAGAGTAAGTAGCTGCTGTCCCCGCCCTGGTGGCAGCTGGGGACAGTAGAGGAAGGGGCAGGCAGAATGCAGGGAAGGGTGGGACTGGTCCGAAGACAGCTCTCAGAGATCCTCGCTGACCAAGGGCTAAAGAGAAGGCAGCAGCAAAGGCAGGGGGTGATTTGTGCATCATTTACAAAGCCTGGTCCTAATCTGTGAGGGGCATCTTTCCCTGTCAGCCCAGAAAGCGGCAGGCACCCTTTGGCCACTAAACAAATAACAGCACGAATAGAATTAATGCCTTTGCTTGTCAAAACACTCTCCTACTTGGGGTGACCTCTGCCCCGGCCATAAACAGGGCGGAGAAAATCCTAGAAGCTTAGGCAATGGGGACAGGGGGGAAAAGATCTATTGGTTCCTCCgcggtgggattttcaaaagtgctcagtgctcAGCGTTGGCCCAGCTCTCCCCTTCTGGCGTTAGGGCTTTTGTCTACATGGCCCTGCAGTTTGGAGTAGAGGGGAGGGAACCACAGCCCTCAGTACTGCGCTGCATTGTAACTGCCCCGTGTGACTGCTACGGGTGCAAACTGAAAGGGATCTAGTTCATATTCCCGCTAGTCCTATTTAATAAAGATGGCGTATCTCCTGAACTGCACAGGATTCATTAGGCTGATGAGCCCCAGCACAACGAACCCCCAGGCCTTCAGCCGAGGCCTTGTTTATTATGATTTACCATTTCTACTGTGGTAGCACCTCAAGGCCGGACCCagttgtgcgaggtgctgtacaaatacgtAGGAAATAGCAGGCCTGCCCCAAAGAAAGCGTGTGCTAGTGAAGAATATCAGAAT
This window of the Eretmochelys imbricata isolate rEreImb1 chromosome 8, rEreImb1.hap1, whole genome shotgun sequence genome carries:
- the SPARC gene encoding SPARC yields the protein MRAWIFFLLCLAGTALATPQEALPDEIEVVEDPTTVSPAFQEPVGVNPVQVEVGEFEEPTEDVEEIVAENPCQNHHCKHGKICEVDDNNTPMCVCQDPSTCPPSVGLFEKVCGTDNKTYDSSCHFFATKCTLEGTKKGHKLHLDYIGPCKYIPPCLDTELTEFPLRMRDWLKNVLVTLYERDEDNNLLTEKQKLKVKKIHENEKRLEAGEHTVELLARDFEKNYNMYIFPVHWQFGQLDQHPIDGYLSHTELAPLRAPLIPMEHCTTRFFEECDLDNDKYIALEEWGSCFGIKEKDIDKDLVI